The following proteins are co-located in the Streptomyces bottropensis ATCC 25435 genome:
- a CDS encoding ANTAR domain-containing protein, which translates to MLVAEQAVRRGARVGVVDVCTAAVAALPVGGAGLSAMSRSAPSHPLCSTDAISEQLEELQLTLGEGPCVDAFLHGSAVLTPDLLTRDLQDRWTVFADAALEAGARAVFALPLQMGAISPGVLDLYANVPTALDAEELADALAFADLATLILLDTRIDETGAPTGGPIPEQGFEDLGAYRAEIDQANGILTVQLGVGIEEAFVRLRAYAYARGRRLADVAADVVARRLRFSPAAEPDQTDEET; encoded by the coding sequence ATGCTGGTGGCCGAGCAGGCGGTCAGGCGTGGTGCCCGGGTCGGTGTGGTGGACGTGTGCACCGCGGCCGTGGCCGCGCTGCCGGTCGGCGGGGCCGGGCTGTCGGCGATGTCCCGGTCCGCGCCGAGCCATCCGTTGTGCAGCACCGACGCCATCAGCGAGCAACTGGAAGAGCTCCAGCTCACCCTGGGCGAGGGACCCTGCGTGGACGCCTTCCTGCACGGCTCGGCCGTCCTGACACCCGATCTGCTCACCCGTGACCTGCAGGACCGCTGGACGGTGTTCGCCGACGCGGCCCTGGAAGCCGGAGCCCGCGCGGTCTTCGCGCTCCCCCTGCAGATGGGGGCGATCAGCCCGGGAGTTCTGGACCTGTACGCCAACGTGCCGACCGCGCTGGACGCGGAGGAACTGGCCGACGCACTGGCATTCGCCGATCTGGCGACGCTGATCCTGCTCGATACAAGGATCGACGAGACAGGCGCGCCGACCGGCGGACCGATTCCGGAACAGGGCTTCGAAGACCTGGGCGCGTACCGGGCGGAGATCGACCAGGCCAACGGCATCCTGACCGTCCAGCTCGGCGTCGGCATCGAAGAAGCCTTCGTCCGGCTTCGTGCCTACGCCTATGCGCGGGGACGCCGGCTCGCCGACGTGGCCGCGGACGTGGTGGCCCGTCGGCTTCGCTTCTCACCAGCCGCGGAGCCGGACCAGACCGATGAGGAAACCTGA
- a CDS encoding GAF and ANTAR domain-containing protein: MDQQLLAKTFVELADNLVADFDLMDFLRLLTDRCVGMLDASAAGVLLADRDGKLRVMAASDEQVRLLELFQLQNDEGPCLECFRTGAPVIIHDLTREIDRWPRFVTAAHRSGFGAVQALPMRLRDETVGALNLFRAAPGPFDPPATLIAQALADVATISLLQQRTVHRGTVLNEQLQAALNSRVLIEQAKGKLAERQGIDMEQAFTALRGYARAHNRRLADVARAFISGSEPLAGLGA, translated from the coding sequence ATGGATCAACAGCTTCTGGCCAAGACCTTCGTCGAGCTGGCCGACAATCTGGTCGCCGACTTCGACCTCATGGACTTCCTGCGCCTGCTGACCGACCGCTGCGTGGGCATGCTCGACGCGAGCGCCGCCGGGGTGCTGCTCGCCGACCGTGACGGCAAACTCCGCGTCATGGCCGCCTCCGACGAACAGGTGCGGCTGCTGGAGCTCTTCCAGCTCCAGAACGACGAAGGCCCCTGCCTCGAGTGCTTCCGCACCGGCGCACCGGTGATCATCCACGACCTGACCCGGGAGATCGACCGCTGGCCACGCTTCGTCACTGCGGCCCACCGCAGCGGCTTCGGGGCAGTCCAGGCCCTGCCCATGCGTCTGCGGGACGAGACCGTGGGCGCCCTGAACCTCTTCCGCGCCGCCCCCGGCCCCTTCGACCCACCCGCCACACTCATCGCCCAGGCGCTGGCCGACGTCGCCACCATCAGCCTGCTGCAACAACGCACCGTCCACCGCGGCACGGTGCTCAACGAACAGCTGCAGGCGGCGTTGAACAGCCGGGTACTGATCGAACAGGCGAAGGGGAAACTCGCCGAACGCCAGGGCATCGACATGGAGCAGGCGTTCACCGCGCTGCGTGGTTACGCCCGCGCCCACAACCGGCGCCTGGCCGACGTGGCCCGCGCATTCATCAGCGGATCCGAACCCCTCGCCGGTCTGGGGGCCTGA
- a CDS encoding ANTAR domain-containing protein yields the protein MHQLTTPSEEQRLLRTAPSAGDAALLSEAVELRAKNEQLEHALVSRAVIDQARGMVMALAPCSSERAWDVLVDLSQHCNIKLRDVAAALVATTKDRTLPEPMQRELRRALRSLHLADRR from the coding sequence ATGCACCAGCTGACCACGCCCAGTGAAGAACAGCGACTGTTGAGAACTGCGCCTTCGGCGGGGGACGCGGCTTTGCTGTCCGAGGCGGTCGAACTACGTGCCAAGAACGAACAGTTGGAGCACGCGCTGGTGAGCCGTGCGGTGATCGACCAGGCGCGCGGCATGGTGATGGCCCTGGCGCCGTGTTCCAGCGAGAGGGCCTGGGACGTGCTGGTGGACCTGTCGCAGCACTGCAACATCAAGCTCCGGGACGTGGCTGCGGCTCTGGTCGCCACGACGAAGGACCGGACGCTTCCGGAGCCGATGCAGCGGGAGCTACGCCGAGCACTGCGGAGCCTCCATCTGGCGGACCGGAGATGA
- a CDS encoding PRC-barrel domain-containing protein encodes MIHAADVREWRNRDVVDTESHKIGVLEAVYVDTTTDEPAMATVRTGLPTRHRLVFVPLEDAIAGPGYLRVGYVKALVKQAPSIGTDDVLPAEQEEAIFKHYGLAYEPGAAGERQLARR; translated from the coding sequence GTGATTCACGCAGCCGACGTCCGAGAATGGCGCAACCGCGATGTCGTCGACACCGAGTCGCACAAGATCGGTGTCCTGGAGGCGGTCTATGTGGACACCACCACCGATGAGCCGGCCATGGCCACGGTACGGACCGGACTGCCCACCCGGCACCGGCTGGTCTTCGTGCCCCTTGAGGACGCGATCGCCGGGCCGGGCTATCTCAGGGTCGGCTATGTCAAAGCGCTGGTGAAGCAGGCCCCTTCGATCGGCACCGACGACGTGCTGCCCGCCGAGCAGGAGGAAGCGATCTTCAAGCACTACGGACTGGCCTACGAGCCCGGTGCGGCCGGCGAACGGCAACTGGCGCGCCGCTGA
- a CDS encoding ANTAR domain-containing protein, translating to MQRTTMIQQEWWDLRAEATWGNTPAGQDVVALRAENDQLRRALAGRAVIDQARGMVMVLTPCRRGAARKLLVDVSRKCDARLPEVAAALVAAWEGKPLPAHMQRALRRTLRRFHAENQGCGSRQPGGSSR from the coding sequence ATGCAACGCACAACCATGATCCAACAGGAGTGGTGGGATCTGCGGGCCGAGGCCACGTGGGGGAACACGCCGGCGGGACAGGACGTCGTCGCACTGCGCGCTGAGAACGATCAGCTGCGGCGGGCGTTGGCCGGCCGTGCGGTCATCGACCAGGCCCGCGGCATGGTGATGGTCCTGACCCCCTGCCGCCGCGGGGCGGCCAGGAAGCTGCTGGTGGATGTCTCACGGAAGTGCGACGCCAGACTTCCGGAGGTGGCCGCGGCCCTGGTCGCCGCCTGGGAGGGCAAGCCGCTCCCGGCACACATGCAGCGGGCGCTACGTCGTACGCTGCGGCGATTTCACGCGGAAAACCAGGGGTGCGGCTCACGACAACCAGGCGGATCGTCCAGGTAG
- a CDS encoding CsbD family protein: MSIAQTIKHKTQEFKGRITERIGRTTRNRRLQREGRTDRALGSLKQASDKAKDAFRR, from the coding sequence ATGAGCATCGCACAGACGATCAAGCACAAGACCCAGGAATTCAAGGGCCGGATCACCGAACGCATCGGCCGGACCACCCGCAATCGGCGACTGCAGCGCGAAGGCAGGACCGACCGGGCCCTCGGAAGCCTGAAGCAGGCCAGCGACAAGGCCAAGGACGCTTTCAGGCGCTGA